The proteins below are encoded in one region of Colias croceus chromosome 17, ilColCroc2.1:
- the LOC123699392 gene encoding phospholipid phosphatase 2-like isoform X2: MQARHNLLWHLLIDLPILLLVAAVCILLEVGALPSRQSGFRCNDPDLSFPHTGDTISISLVAAVTVIVPFIIIWAVEAALHRDDEYTIKKNKLSASVGTAGLIYRDYIYGAVVNLTVMEVVKCVVGSPRPTFFDLCEPDKARTCNDSEYVASYTCTSTRYSRYLQIDASRSFPSAHTSLAVYCGLFLAWYLQRRAFSWHNRSVLIVPLVQILCIIYAVVCPLTRVTDHRHHWWDVLAGGIMGLASLVYTVLVLCKNFCQPSVVSTSDISSSDGNNHQSVRRLLAHEARVVVP; this comes from the exons TCGCAGCAGTATGCATACTGCTAGAAGTGGGGGCACTCCCGAGCAGGCAGAGCGGCTTTCGATGCAACGACCCGGACCTCTCGTTCCCGCACACCGGCGACACTATCTCCATCTCGCTCGTCGCAGCTGTCACTGTCATTGTGccttttattatt ATATGGGCAGTAGAAGCAGCCCTCCACAGGGACGACGAATATACGATAAAGAAGAACAAACTCTCCGCTAGTGTTGGCACCGCTGGGCTCATATACCGGGACTACATATACGGCGCGGTGGTCAACTTGACGGTCATGGAGGTCGTCAAGTGCGTGGTGGGGTCGCCGCGGCCGACGTTCTTCGATTTATGCGAGCCAGATAAAGCTAGGACTTGCAATGA TTCGGAGTACGTAGCGAGCTACACATGCACCTCGACGCGATACTCTCGGTACCTCCAGATAGACGCCAGCAGGAGTTTTCCCTCCGCCCATACCTCGCTTGCTGTGTACTGTGGATTGTTTTTGGCG TGGTACCTCCAACGCCGTGCATTCAGTTGGCACAACCGGTCGGTCCTGATCGTGCCGCTGGTGCAGATCCTCTGCATCATATACGCGGTGGTGTGCCCGCTGACCAGGGTCACGGACCACCGGCACCACTGGTGGGATGTGCTCGCTGGGGGTATCATGGGGCTGGCCAGTTTGGTGTATACT gtATTAGTCCTATGCAAGAACTTCTGCCAGCCCTCCGTAGTGAGCACGAGCGATATCTCCAGCAGCGACGGCAACAACCACCAATCTGTCCGACGGCTCCTCGCCCACGAGGCAAGAGTCGTGGTCCCGTAG